One genomic segment of Microtus ochrogaster isolate Prairie Vole_2 linkage group LG8, MicOch1.0, whole genome shotgun sequence includes these proteins:
- the Elmo2 gene encoding engulfment and cell motility protein 2 isoform X2 encodes MPPPSDIVKVAIEWPGANAQLLEIDQKRPLASIIKEVCDGWSLPNPEYYTLRYADGPQLYVTEQTRSDIKNGTILQLAISPSRAARQLMERTQSSSMETRLDAMKELAKLSADVTFATEFINMDGIVMLTRLVESGAKLLSHYSEMLAFTLTAFLELMDHGIVSWDMVSITFIKQIAGYVSQPMVDVSILQRSLAILESMVLNSQSLYQKIAEEITVGQLISHLQVSNQEIQTYAIALINALFLKAPEDKRQDMANAFAQKHLRSIILNHVIRGNRPIKTEMAHQLYVLQVLTFNLLEERMMTKMDPNDQAQRDIIFELRRIAFDAESDPSSVPGSGTEKRKAMYTKDYKMLGFTNHINPALDFTQTPPGMLALDNMLYLAKVHQDTYIRIVLENSSREDKHECPFGRSAIELTKMLCEILQVGELPNEGRNDYHPMFFTHDRAFEELFGICIQLLNKTWKEMRATAEDFNKVMQVVREQITRALPSKPNSLDQFKSKLRSLSYSEILRLRQSERMSQDDFQSPPIVELREKIQPEILELIKQQRLNRLCEGSSFRKIGNRRRQERFWHCRLALNHKVLHYGDLDDNPQGEVTFESLQEKIPVADIKAIVTGKDCPHMKEKSALKQNKEVLELAFSILYDPDETLNFIAPNKYEYCIWIDGLSALLGKDMSSELTKSDLDTLLSMEMKLRLLDLENIQIPEAPPPVPKEPSSYDFVYHYG; translated from the exons ATGCCTCCTCCGTCAGACATTGTTAAGGTGGCCATTGAATGGCCAGGTGCTAATGCCCAGCTCCTTGAAATCGACCAG aAACGGCCCTTGGCATCCATCATCAAGGAAGTGTGTGATGG GTGGTCACTGCCAAACCCGGAGTACTACACACTCCGCTACGCAGATGGGCCCCAGCTCTATGTCACTGAGCAG ACTCGAAGCGACATTAAGAATGGGACAATCTTACAGCTGGCTATCTCCCCG TCCCGGGCTGCACGCCAGCTGATGGAAAGGACCCAGTCATCTAGTATGGAGACCCGGCTGGATGCCATGAAGGAGCTGGCAAAGCTCTCAGCTGACGTGACTTTTGCCACTGAGTTCATCAACATGGATGGCATCGTCATGCTGACGAGGCTGGTGGAGAGCGGAGCCAAGCTCCTATCCCA CTACAGTGAGATGCTGGCATTCACCCTGACTGCCTTCTTAGAGCTCATGGACCATGGCATTGTCTCCTGGGACATGGTTTCAATCACCTTTATTAAGCAG ATTGCAGGGTACGTGAGCCAGCCGATGGTCGATGTGTCTATCCTTCAGCGGTCCCTGGCCATCCTAGAGAGCATGGTATTAAACAGCCAGAGCCTGTACCAGAAGATAGCAGAGGAAATCACCGTGGGACAGCTCATCTCTCACCTGCAAGT TTCTAACCAGGAGATCCAGACCTACGCCATCGCTCTGATTAATGCACTGTTCCTGAAGGCCCCGGAAGACAAGCGACAG GACATGGCCAACGCCTTTGCACAGAAGCACCTGCGCTCCATAATCCTGAAC CATGTGATCCGGGGGAATCGTCCAATCAAAACAGAGATGGCCCATCAGCTCTATGTCCTTCAAGTCCTGACCTTTAACCTTCTGGAAGAAAGAATGATGACTAAGATGGATCCCAATGACCAG GCTCAAAGAGACATTATATTTGAACTGCGGAGGATTGCCTTCGACGCAGAGTCCGACCCTAGCAGTGTTCCTGGGAGCGGGACTGAAAAGCGCAAGGCCATGTATACCAAGGACTATAAAATGCTGGGGTTTACT AACCATATCAACCCAGCCTTGGACTTcacccagactcctcctggaatGCTGGCTTTGGACAACATGCTGTACCTAGCTAAAGTTCATCAGGACACCTACATTCGG ATTGTGTTGGAGAACAGTAGCCGGGAGGATAAACACGAGTGTCCATTTGGCCGCAGTGCCATTGAGCTCACCAAGATGCTCTGTGAGATCCTGCAGGTCGGAGAGCTCC CAAACGAAGGGCGCAATGACTACCATCCTATGTTCTTCACCCATGACCGCGCCTTTGAAGAGCTCTTTGGAATCTGCATCCAGTTGCTGAACAAGACCTGGAAGGAGATGAGGGCGACAGCCGAGGATTTCAACAAG GTTATGCAAGTCGTCCGAGAGCAGATCACCCGGGCTCTGCCCTCTAAACCCAACTCTTTGGATCAGTTCAAAAGTAAACTTCGCAGCCTGAGCTACTCAGAGATTCTGCGGTTGCGCCAGTCTGAGAGGATGAGCCAGGATGACTTTCAGTCCCCACCAATTGT GGAGCTTCGGGAGAAAATCCAGCCCGAGATCCTGGAACTAATCAAGCAACAGCGGCTGAACCGACTGTGTGAGGGCAGCAGCTTCCGAAAGATCGGGAACCGTCGGCGGCAAG AGCGGTTCTGGCACTGCCGCTTGGCACTGAACCACAAGGTCCTGCATTATGGTGACTTGGATGACAACCCTCAAGGGGAGGTGACGTTTGAATCCCTGCAGGAGAAAA TTCCTGTTGCAGATATTAAGGCCATTGTCACTGGGAAAGACTGTCCCCACATGAAAGAGAAGAGTGCCCTGAAACAGAACAAG gAGGTGTTGGAATTGGCCTTCTCCATCCTGTATGATCCCGATGAGACACTGAATTTCATCGCTCCTAATAAGTATGAG TACTGCATCTGGATTGATGGACTCAGCGCCCTCCTGGGGAAGGACATGTCCAGTGAGCTAACCAAGAGCGACCTGGACACACTGCTGAGCATGGAGATGAAGCTGCGTCTTCTGGACTTGGAGAACATCCAGATCCCCGAGGCACCACCACCAGTCCCCAAGGAGCCCAGCAGTTATGATTTCGTCTATCACTACGGATGA
- the Elmo2 gene encoding engulfment and cell motility protein 2 isoform X1, with the protein MPPPSDIVKVAIEWPGANAQLLEIDQKRPLASIIKEVCDGWSLPNPEYYTLRYADGPQLYVTEQTRSDIKNGTILQLAISPSRAARQLMERTQSSSMETRLDAMKELAKLSADVTFATEFINMDGIVMLTRLVESGAKLLSHYSEMLAFTLTAFLELMDHGIVSWDMVSITFIKQIAGYVSQPMVDVSILQRSLAILESMVLNSQSLYQKIAEEITVGQLISHLQVSNQEIQTYAIALINALFLKAPEDKRQDKHLNPLDLPATDMANAFAQKHLRSIILNHVIRGNRPIKTEMAHQLYVLQVLTFNLLEERMMTKMDPNDQAQRDIIFELRRIAFDAESDPSSVPGSGTEKRKAMYTKDYKMLGFTNHINPALDFTQTPPGMLALDNMLYLAKVHQDTYIRIVLENSSREDKHECPFGRSAIELTKMLCEILQVGELPNEGRNDYHPMFFTHDRAFEELFGICIQLLNKTWKEMRATAEDFNKVMQVVREQITRALPSKPNSLDQFKSKLRSLSYSEILRLRQSERMSQDDFQSPPIVELREKIQPEILELIKQQRLNRLCEGSSFRKIGNRRRQERFWHCRLALNHKVLHYGDLDDNPQGEVTFESLQEKIPVADIKAIVTGKDCPHMKEKSALKQNKEVLELAFSILYDPDETLNFIAPNKYEYCIWIDGLSALLGKDMSSELTKSDLDTLLSMEMKLRLLDLENIQIPEAPPPVPKEPSSYDFVYHYG; encoded by the exons ATGCCTCCTCCGTCAGACATTGTTAAGGTGGCCATTGAATGGCCAGGTGCTAATGCCCAGCTCCTTGAAATCGACCAG aAACGGCCCTTGGCATCCATCATCAAGGAAGTGTGTGATGG GTGGTCACTGCCAAACCCGGAGTACTACACACTCCGCTACGCAGATGGGCCCCAGCTCTATGTCACTGAGCAG ACTCGAAGCGACATTAAGAATGGGACAATCTTACAGCTGGCTATCTCCCCG TCCCGGGCTGCACGCCAGCTGATGGAAAGGACCCAGTCATCTAGTATGGAGACCCGGCTGGATGCCATGAAGGAGCTGGCAAAGCTCTCAGCTGACGTGACTTTTGCCACTGAGTTCATCAACATGGATGGCATCGTCATGCTGACGAGGCTGGTGGAGAGCGGAGCCAAGCTCCTATCCCA CTACAGTGAGATGCTGGCATTCACCCTGACTGCCTTCTTAGAGCTCATGGACCATGGCATTGTCTCCTGGGACATGGTTTCAATCACCTTTATTAAGCAG ATTGCAGGGTACGTGAGCCAGCCGATGGTCGATGTGTCTATCCTTCAGCGGTCCCTGGCCATCCTAGAGAGCATGGTATTAAACAGCCAGAGCCTGTACCAGAAGATAGCAGAGGAAATCACCGTGGGACAGCTCATCTCTCACCTGCAAGT TTCTAACCAGGAGATCCAGACCTACGCCATCGCTCTGATTAATGCACTGTTCCTGAAGGCCCCGGAAGACAAGCGACAG GACAAGCACCTTAACCCTCTAGACCTGCCTGCCACT GACATGGCCAACGCCTTTGCACAGAAGCACCTGCGCTCCATAATCCTGAAC CATGTGATCCGGGGGAATCGTCCAATCAAAACAGAGATGGCCCATCAGCTCTATGTCCTTCAAGTCCTGACCTTTAACCTTCTGGAAGAAAGAATGATGACTAAGATGGATCCCAATGACCAG GCTCAAAGAGACATTATATTTGAACTGCGGAGGATTGCCTTCGACGCAGAGTCCGACCCTAGCAGTGTTCCTGGGAGCGGGACTGAAAAGCGCAAGGCCATGTATACCAAGGACTATAAAATGCTGGGGTTTACT AACCATATCAACCCAGCCTTGGACTTcacccagactcctcctggaatGCTGGCTTTGGACAACATGCTGTACCTAGCTAAAGTTCATCAGGACACCTACATTCGG ATTGTGTTGGAGAACAGTAGCCGGGAGGATAAACACGAGTGTCCATTTGGCCGCAGTGCCATTGAGCTCACCAAGATGCTCTGTGAGATCCTGCAGGTCGGAGAGCTCC CAAACGAAGGGCGCAATGACTACCATCCTATGTTCTTCACCCATGACCGCGCCTTTGAAGAGCTCTTTGGAATCTGCATCCAGTTGCTGAACAAGACCTGGAAGGAGATGAGGGCGACAGCCGAGGATTTCAACAAG GTTATGCAAGTCGTCCGAGAGCAGATCACCCGGGCTCTGCCCTCTAAACCCAACTCTTTGGATCAGTTCAAAAGTAAACTTCGCAGCCTGAGCTACTCAGAGATTCTGCGGTTGCGCCAGTCTGAGAGGATGAGCCAGGATGACTTTCAGTCCCCACCAATTGT GGAGCTTCGGGAGAAAATCCAGCCCGAGATCCTGGAACTAATCAAGCAACAGCGGCTGAACCGACTGTGTGAGGGCAGCAGCTTCCGAAAGATCGGGAACCGTCGGCGGCAAG AGCGGTTCTGGCACTGCCGCTTGGCACTGAACCACAAGGTCCTGCATTATGGTGACTTGGATGACAACCCTCAAGGGGAGGTGACGTTTGAATCCCTGCAGGAGAAAA TTCCTGTTGCAGATATTAAGGCCATTGTCACTGGGAAAGACTGTCCCCACATGAAAGAGAAGAGTGCCCTGAAACAGAACAAG gAGGTGTTGGAATTGGCCTTCTCCATCCTGTATGATCCCGATGAGACACTGAATTTCATCGCTCCTAATAAGTATGAG TACTGCATCTGGATTGATGGACTCAGCGCCCTCCTGGGGAAGGACATGTCCAGTGAGCTAACCAAGAGCGACCTGGACACACTGCTGAGCATGGAGATGAAGCTGCGTCTTCTGGACTTGGAGAACATCCAGATCCCCGAGGCACCACCACCAGTCCCCAAGGAGCCCAGCAGTTATGATTTCGTCTATCACTACGGATGA
- the Slc35c2 gene encoding solute carrier family 35 member C2 isoform X1: MGRWALDVAFVWKAVLTLGLVLLYYCFSIGITFYNKWLTKSFHFPLFMTMLHLAVIFLFSALSRALVQCSSHRARVVLSWTDYLRRVAPTALATALDVGLSNWSFLYITVSLYTMTKSSAVLFILIFSLIFKLEELRAALVLVVLLIAGGLFMFTYKSTQFNVEGFALVLGASFIGGIRWTLTQILLQKAELGLQNPIDTMFHLQPLMFLGLFPLFAIFEGLHLSTSEKIFRFQDTGLLLWVLGSLLLGGILAFGLGFSEFLLVSRTSSLTLSIAGIFKEVCTLLLAAHLLGDQISLLNWLGFALCLSGISLHVALKALHSRGDDGPKLPKGPDPSADLELLLWSSQQEEDDEEYFVTQGQQ, from the exons ATGGGGAGGTGGGCCCTTGATGTCGCCTTTGTGTGGAAGGCGGTGCTGACGCTGGGCCTGGTCCTCCTCTACTACTGCTTCTCCATAGGCATCACCTTCTACAACAAATGGCTGACCAAG AGCTTCCACTTTCCCCTCTTCATGACCATGCTGCATCTGGCCGTGATCTTCCTCTTCTCAGCCCTGTCCAGGGCGCTGGTTCAGTGCTCCAGCCACAGGGCCCGAGTGGTGCTCAGCTGGACTGACTACCTCAGAAGAGTGGCCCCCACAG CACTGGCAACAGCACTTGATGTGGGCTTGTCTAACTGGAGCTTTCTCTACATCACCGTATCACT GTACACAATGACCAAATCGTCCGCCGTGCTCTTCATCCTGATcttctctctgatcttcaagctgGAGGAACTG CGTGCAGCCCTGGTCCTAGTGGTCCTTCTCATCGCTGGGGGCCTCTTCATGTTTACCTATAAGTCCACACAGTTCAACGTGGAGGGCTTTGCCTTGGTGCTGGGGGCTTCATTCATCGGCGGCATCCGCTGGACCCTTACACAAATACTTCTGCAGAAAGCTGAACTGG GCCTTCAGAATCCCATTGACACCATGTTCCACCTGCAGCCGCTCATGTTCCTGggactcttccctctctttgccATATTTGAAG GTCTCCATTTGTCCACCTCAGAGAAGATCTTCCGCTTCCAGGACACAGGGCTGctcctgtgggttcttgggagcCTCCTCCTTGGCGGGATTCTGGCCTTCGGTTTGGGCTTCTCCGAGTTCCTCCTGGTCTCCAGAACATCCAGCCTCACTCTCTCCATCGCTGGCATTTTTAAG GAAGTCTGCACCCTGCTGCTGGCGGCTCACCTGCTCGGTGATCAGATCAGCCTCCTAAACTGGCTGGGCTTCGCACTCTGCCTCTCCGGCATCTCCCTGCATGTGGCCCTCAAGGCCCTGCATTCTAGAG GTGATGATGGCCCTAAGCTCCCAAAGGGCCCGGACCCCAGCGCTGACCTGGAGCTGCTGCTCTGGAGCAGCCAGCAGGAAGAAGATGACGAGGAGTATTTTGTGACCCAGGGGCAGCAGTGA
- the Slc35c2 gene encoding solute carrier family 35 member C2 isoform X2, with protein sequence MTKSSAVLFILIFSLIFKLEELRAALVLVVLLIAGGLFMFTYKSTQFNVEGFALVLGASFIGGIRWTLTQILLQKAELGLQNPIDTMFHLQPLMFLGLFPLFAIFEGLHLSTSEKIFRFQDTGLLLWVLGSLLLGGILAFGLGFSEFLLVSRTSSLTLSIAGIFKEVCTLLLAAHLLGDQISLLNWLGFALCLSGISLHVALKALHSRGDDGPKLPKGPDPSADLELLLWSSQQEEDDEEYFVTQGQQ encoded by the exons ATGACCAAATCGTCCGCCGTGCTCTTCATCCTGATcttctctctgatcttcaagctgGAGGAACTG CGTGCAGCCCTGGTCCTAGTGGTCCTTCTCATCGCTGGGGGCCTCTTCATGTTTACCTATAAGTCCACACAGTTCAACGTGGAGGGCTTTGCCTTGGTGCTGGGGGCTTCATTCATCGGCGGCATCCGCTGGACCCTTACACAAATACTTCTGCAGAAAGCTGAACTGG GCCTTCAGAATCCCATTGACACCATGTTCCACCTGCAGCCGCTCATGTTCCTGggactcttccctctctttgccATATTTGAAG GTCTCCATTTGTCCACCTCAGAGAAGATCTTCCGCTTCCAGGACACAGGGCTGctcctgtgggttcttgggagcCTCCTCCTTGGCGGGATTCTGGCCTTCGGTTTGGGCTTCTCCGAGTTCCTCCTGGTCTCCAGAACATCCAGCCTCACTCTCTCCATCGCTGGCATTTTTAAG GAAGTCTGCACCCTGCTGCTGGCGGCTCACCTGCTCGGTGATCAGATCAGCCTCCTAAACTGGCTGGGCTTCGCACTCTGCCTCTCCGGCATCTCCCTGCATGTGGCCCTCAAGGCCCTGCATTCTAGAG GTGATGATGGCCCTAAGCTCCCAAAGGGCCCGGACCCCAGCGCTGACCTGGAGCTGCTGCTCTGGAGCAGCCAGCAGGAAGAAGATGACGAGGAGTATTTTGTGACCCAGGGGCAGCAGTGA